GACGGGCGGTTGTCTGTGCGGCGCGGTGCGGATCGAAACGGCGGGCCGACCCTGGCGGGTTGGCGTTTGCCATTGTCTGGATTGCCGCAAACACCATGGCGCGCTGTTTGCGTCGGCGGCGATCTTTCCGGCGGAGGCGGTGACCATCACCGGCGAAACCCGTGATTACGACGGGCGGTTTTTCTGCCCGCGCTGCGGGTCGTCGGTGTTCGGGCGCAGTGGTGATGAAATCGAGGTCAGTCTCGGCGCGCTGGATGCGCCCGATCAGTTACAGCCGACTTATGAACTCTGGACGGTGCGGCGCGAGTCGTGGCTGCCGGCGTTTCCATTGGCCAGACACTATGTGGGTAATCGCGAGGGGGCGGGGAGAACCGAAGAGTAGCCGGGGGCAGGTATCGCACCTGACCC
This genomic window from Pseudomonas kribbensis contains:
- a CDS encoding GFA family protein codes for the protein MDRLTGGCLCGAVRIETAGRPWRVGVCHCLDCRKHHGALFASAAIFPAEAVTITGETRDYDGRFFCPRCGSSVFGRSGDEIEVSLGALDAPDQLQPTYELWTVRRESWLPAFPLARHYVGNREGAGRTEE